One segment of Alnus glutinosa chromosome 2, dhAlnGlut1.1, whole genome shotgun sequence DNA contains the following:
- the LOC133860787 gene encoding transcription factor bHLH30-like, with product MEPFAWSSNTINFGSDGLKDDFLVNSSITKNGSASSSSWVLDSERCELVEAPVKLERKGGSAERTVAALRSHCEAERRRRARINANLDTLRALVPGAKKMDKASLLGEVISHLKELKRSAAEASDGFVIPMDFDEVIVERDDGFDGTPYSIRASLCCDYKPGFLSDLRQALDALHLIIMRAEIATLGGRMKNVVVMTCCKEGHVNDTEVRQALVSLLDKFSVSQEFSIGSTLSDKRRRISLFDCPSSSSFGDFL from the exons ATGGAGCCTTTTGCCTGGAGTTCAAACACTATAAACTTCGGTTCTGACGGTTTAAAGGATGACTTTTTGGTGAATTCCTCAATTACCAAAAATGGGTCTGCTTCATCTTCGTCTTGGGTTTTGGACAGTGAGAGATGCGAGCTTGTGGAGGCTCCAGTGAAGCTAGAGCGTAAAGGGGGGTCGGCAGAGAGAACGGTTGCTGCTTTGAGGAGCCACTGCGAGGCGGAGAGGCGGCGGAGAGCGAGGATTAATGCTAATCTCGATACGCTTCGTGCCCTAGTACCGGGCGCTAAGAAG ATGGACAAAGCATCATTGCTTGGTGAAGTAATCAGCCACTTGAAGGAACTTAAGAGGAGCGCAGCAGAAGCTAGTGATGGGTTTGTTATACCAATGGACTTTGACGAAGTAATTGTTGAACGAGATGATGGATTTGATGGAACCCCTTATTCAATTAGAGCATCTCTATGCTGCGATTATAAACCTGGATTTCTCTCTGATTTGAGACAAGCACTCGATGCTCTCCATCTGATAATAATGAGGGCAGAGATTGCAACCTTGGGAGGAAGAATGAAGAATGTTGTTGTGATGACCTGCTGCAAAGAAGGGCATGTTAATGATACCGAAGTCCGCCAGGCCCTTGTCTCTTTACTCGATAAATTTTCTGTTTCACAGGAGTTCTCAATAGGAAGCACTCTTTCAGATAAGAGGCGAAGAATTTCTCTATTCGATTGTCCGAGTTCATCTTCATTTGGAGATTTCCTTTGA